Proteins from a genomic interval of Planctomycetota bacterium:
- a CDS encoding sulfatase-like hydrolase/transferase — FFGDLATKAPHGPYNVPDKYADPYRKQGLTDTMSRFYGMIENIDENLGVLLAKLDEWHLRDNTILIFMSDNGSAAGMQGNKKWPGYNADMRGTKGSEYEGGHRVPCFIQWPAGGIGDPRKENSGRDEDYLSAHFDLQPTIEELCDVMHPDGPPRDGISLATRIRNPVAPMPDRTLFVHSQRVAHPIEWRKCSVMTQQWRLVNGDQLYEIHKDPGETNNLAKDNPDEVAKLRQAYIDWWKTLEPVFGDYVRAGVGSDKQNPVEFMSHDWLVEDQRDSPWAQELVKRGLMTSGPWAIDVLRDGKYEVTLSRWPLHLNQSAEAVHAKLTIGGQTVEKDVTLADTSVKFTLTLPKGPAMMQSWLTTPEGKVRGAYFATVKRVE; from the coding sequence GTTTTTCGGGGACCTGGCGACGAAGGCGCCGCACGGGCCGTACAACGTGCCTGACAAGTACGCTGATCCGTATCGTAAGCAGGGACTGACCGACACGATGTCGCGATTTTACGGCATGATCGAGAATATTGACGAAAACCTCGGCGTGCTGCTGGCGAAGCTCGATGAATGGCATCTTCGCGACAACACGATTCTGATCTTCATGTCCGACAACGGCTCGGCGGCGGGGATGCAAGGCAATAAAAAATGGCCCGGCTACAACGCTGACATGCGCGGCACCAAGGGCAGCGAATACGAAGGCGGTCATCGAGTCCCGTGCTTCATTCAATGGCCCGCCGGGGGGATCGGCGACCCACGCAAGGAAAACAGCGGGCGCGATGAAGATTACTTGTCCGCTCACTTCGATCTCCAGCCGACCATTGAGGAACTCTGCGACGTCATGCATCCCGATGGCCCGCCGCGCGACGGCATCAGTCTCGCCACCCGAATCAGGAACCCCGTCGCCCCCATGCCTGATCGCACCCTATTCGTGCACTCGCAGCGCGTGGCACATCCGATCGAATGGCGCAAGTGCTCGGTGATGACCCAACAGTGGCGCCTCGTCAACGGCGATCAGCTTTACGAAATTCACAAGGATCCGGGCGAAACGAACAACCTGGCCAAAGACAATCCCGACGAAGTCGCGAAACTGCGGCAGGCCTACATCGACTGGTGGAAAACGCTCGAGCCCGTGTTCGGCGACTACGTCCGCGCCGGCGTCGGGTCCGACAAGCAGAACCCGGTCGAGTTCATGTCGCACGACTGGCTGGTGGAGGATCAGCGGGATTCGCCGTGGGCGCAGGAACTTGTCAAGCGGGGGTTGATGACCAGCGGACCGTGGGCGATCGATGTGTTGCGCGACGGTAAGTACGAAGTGACGCTCTCGCGCTGGCCGCTGCATCTGAATCAGTCAGCCGAGGCGGTGCATGCGAAGCTGACCATCGGCGGGCAAACAGTTGAGAAGGATGTCACACTCGCCGATACGTCCGTCAAATTCACGCTGACGCTGCCCAAGGGACCGGCGATGATGCAGAGCTGGCTGACCACGCCTGAGGGTAAAGTGCGCGGGGCGTATTTTGCGACGGTGAAGCGCGTCGAGTGA
- the rpmB gene encoding 50S ribosomal protein L28 has protein sequence MPRVCAFTGRKTTTGRSLRYRGKAKYLGGVGKKITGKTKRKFRPNIQTLTAIVDGKPTRIKVSTKAIRMGLVTKPLKRKFAYKGEEAAA, from the coding sequence ATGCCCCGCGTATGTGCATTTACTGGACGCAAAACCACGACCGGCCGCAGTCTCCGCTACCGCGGTAAGGCCAAGTACCTTGGCGGCGTCGGTAAGAAGATCACCGGCAAAACCAAGCGCAAGTTCCGCCCCAACATTCAGACGCTCACAGCGATCGTCGACGGCAAGCCCACCCGGATCAAGGTCTCCACGAAGGCCATCCGCATGGGACTCGTCACCAAGCCGCTGAAGCGCAAGTTCGCCTACAAGGGCGAAGAAGCTGCCGCGTAA
- the rpsU gene encoding 30S ribosomal protein S21 has protein sequence MAIRIKGRGGESVEQMLRRFKKMCEKEGLTKDIKKNAYYEKPSERKRRAMRKSVKRNVKTDGPAPRRPARPAR, from the coding sequence ATGGCGATTCGCATCAAAGGCCGCGGCGGTGAGTCGGTGGAGCAAATGCTCCGTCGCTTCAAGAAAATGTGCGAAAAGGAAGGCCTGACCAAGGACATCAAGAAGAACGCCTACTACGAGAAGCCCTCCGAGCGCAAGCGCCGCGCCATGCGCAAGAGCGTCAAGCGCAACGTCAAGACCGACGGTCCGGCCCCGCGCCGTCCCGCCCGTCCGGCTCGCTGA
- the rsfS gene encoding ribosome silencing factor, producing MTDPSHQPSHDSAADEGQTFAAHAARVLADSNCQDIIVQDLRGLSQVTDFFVIASGTSHRQIQSVADDVARLARHEGREAISISGRNDTAWVVADFFDVVIHLFDPQTRSYYDLESLWHDAARVDWRSMTKPGQFTQILARQNV from the coding sequence ATGACCGACCCCTCACATCAACCCTCGCACGACTCGGCAGCGGATGAAGGTCAAACCTTCGCCGCTCATGCCGCGCGCGTGCTCGCCGACAGCAACTGCCAGGACATCATCGTGCAGGACCTGCGCGGCCTGAGCCAGGTCACCGACTTCTTCGTCATCGCCTCCGGCACCAGTCATCGCCAGATTCAGTCCGTCGCCGACGACGTCGCCCGACTCGCCCGCCATGAAGGTCGCGAAGCGATCAGCATCTCCGGCCGCAATGACACGGCTTGGGTCGTTGCCGACTTTTTCGATGTGGTCATCCATCTGTTCGATCCGCAGACACGCTCCTACTACGACCTCGAATCGCTCTGGCATGACGCGGCGCGCGTCGATTGGCGCAGCATGACCAAACCCGGTCAGTTCACGCAGATTCTCGCGCGGCAGAACGTGTAG